From a region of the Desulfosalsimonas propionicica genome:
- a CDS encoding class I SAM-dependent methyltransferase, which translates to MLQTSSGHGREYKLNTAKAEFFDAHAESPWAALEYSPEEKARIRQAIQSLPSLHGQTVLEPGCGTGRLTRILAEQVGPQGRILAMDISSKMVQKAHRKVGKLPNVHLRCAAMEACILPGEEVDLVFCHQVFPHFDDPQQAAKIMAGCLRPGGRLMILHLIGSNEINDLHRKAGTAVARDMMPDQQELQQMLNRAGLDIEKINDAHDHFVLIAGKGTVPGAVQTTT; encoded by the coding sequence ATGTTGCAGACTTCAAGCGGCCACGGCCGGGAATATAAACTCAATACAGCCAAGGCGGAATTTTTTGACGCCCATGCGGAATCCCCGTGGGCTGCGCTGGAATACTCGCCCGAAGAAAAAGCCAGGATCCGGCAGGCAATCCAATCCCTTCCAAGCCTGCACGGACAGACCGTGCTTGAGCCCGGATGCGGCACCGGCCGTTTGACCCGTATCCTGGCCGAACAGGTGGGTCCGCAGGGCCGGATTCTGGCCATGGACATCAGCTCCAAAATGGTACAAAAGGCTCACCGCAAGGTGGGAAAATTGCCCAATGTACATCTGCGCTGCGCGGCCATGGAAGCCTGCATTTTGCCCGGGGAGGAAGTGGATCTGGTTTTTTGTCACCAGGTCTTTCCCCATTTTGACGACCCGCAACAAGCCGCCAAAATCATGGCCGGGTGCCTGCGTCCCGGCGGAAGGCTGATGATCCTGCACCTGATTGGCAGCAATGAGATCAATGACCTGCACCGTAAGGCGGGAACGGCTGTGGCCCGGGACATGATGCCGGATCAGCAGGAATTGCAGCAGATGTTAAACCGGGCGGGTCTTGATATTGAGAAGATCAACGACGCCCATGACCATTTTGTTCTCATAGCGGGCAAGGGCACAGTCCCCGGGGCTGTACAGACAACAACCTGA
- a CDS encoding ABC transporter substrate-binding protein: MNRILICICTLCALLMVSPLMADTLTVTDMSGRSVTVPRDPERIICLGPGTLRLIVYLRALDNVVGVESLEKQHPRGRPYWLANPGLHDLPVCGPGGPASINQKPDMEVIVRLDPELIFVTYMDGSLAEEVQSVLDIPVVVLSYGAFATFDPTVFDSLDLAGRILDRKQRAASVTQYILDAQSDLLARAKQSTAPKKPEAYVGGIGYRGVQGLESTEQKYAPFDWVLVDNIARDMDARQRTHVFTNKETLLKLNPGTIFIDGGGLALAARAYKKNPGIYNALAAFARDRVYMLHPFNWYTTNIGTVLCDAYAVGKIMHPEPFADVDLSEKADEIYTFLIGAPVHEHMVKDYGPLGSKAPFIRRNRR, encoded by the coding sequence ATGAACCGGATACTGATTTGTATATGCACGTTGTGCGCATTATTGATGGTTTCGCCGCTTATGGCCGACACACTTACTGTAACCGATATGTCCGGCCGGTCGGTAACCGTGCCCCGTGATCCGGAACGAATCATATGCCTGGGGCCGGGGACATTGCGTCTCATCGTTTATCTCCGGGCCCTGGACAACGTTGTCGGGGTGGAATCCCTGGAAAAACAGCATCCCCGGGGACGTCCGTATTGGCTGGCCAACCCCGGACTCCACGACCTTCCGGTATGCGGACCCGGAGGACCGGCCAGCATCAATCAAAAACCGGATATGGAAGTGATTGTCAGGCTGGACCCTGAACTCATTTTTGTGACCTACATGGACGGGTCTTTGGCTGAAGAAGTACAGTCCGTTCTGGACATTCCTGTAGTCGTTCTGAGTTATGGCGCTTTTGCCACCTTTGACCCCACGGTTTTTGACTCCCTGGATCTGGCCGGCCGGATCCTGGACCGAAAACAACGGGCGGCGTCAGTGACCCAATATATCCTGGATGCGCAAAGCGACTTGCTGGCCCGGGCAAAACAAAGCACTGCCCCGAAAAAGCCAGAGGCATACGTGGGCGGTATCGGATACCGGGGGGTGCAGGGGCTTGAAAGCACGGAACAGAAATACGCCCCGTTTGACTGGGTATTGGTGGACAATATTGCCAGGGACATGGACGCGCGGCAAAGAACCCATGTGTTTACCAACAAGGAGACGCTTCTCAAGCTGAATCCCGGAACAATCTTTATCGACGGAGGGGGGCTGGCTCTGGCCGCCAGGGCCTACAAAAAAAATCCCGGAATTTATAATGCCCTGGCGGCTTTTGCCCGGGATCGAGTTTATATGCTGCACCCGTTTAACTGGTATACGACCAATATCGGCACGGTGCTGTGTGATGCCTATGCTGTTGGCAAAATCATGCACCCGGAGCCCTTTGCCGACGTGGATCTATCTGAAAAGGCAGACGAAATATACACTTTTCTGATCGGGGCGCCTGTACATGAACATATGGTCAAAGATTACGGTCCCCTTGGGTCAAAAGCCCCGTTCATTCGAAGAAACCGGAGGTAA
- a CDS encoding class I SAM-dependent methyltransferase, which yields MKQHEVKAGFEKWSVFEKAKKANRMCHTEAYQGLREILTKKCAPCPRILDIGCGDADDISLILEDHPVSEYIGIDNSPQVLGQARSHLYQRLSCTWHLICADYTEALHSIQAPMDVIWLGLFLHHLPQEQKRLFFQQAFTLLSPAGAVICHDPVLLETENRAGFLERISLACRNWPELTPDEKEMLCRHWSDHGRQEHIPMLEEIAGESGFSQTEILWRDPDAFYALLAFRR from the coding sequence ATGAAACAGCATGAGGTGAAAGCCGGATTTGAAAAATGGTCTGTGTTTGAAAAAGCCAAAAAAGCCAACCGGATGTGCCATACAGAGGCGTATCAGGGGCTCAGGGAAATCCTGACAAAGAAATGCGCACCTTGTCCCCGGATCCTGGATATCGGGTGCGGGGACGCAGATGATATCTCGCTGATTCTGGAAGACCATCCTGTTTCTGAATACATCGGTATCGACAATTCGCCGCAGGTTCTCGGGCAAGCCCGGTCCCATCTGTATCAGCGACTGTCCTGTACATGGCATCTCATCTGTGCGGATTACACCGAGGCCCTGCACAGCATTCAGGCCCCCATGGATGTGATCTGGCTCGGTCTTTTCCTCCATCATCTGCCTCAGGAACAAAAGCGGTTATTCTTTCAACAAGCCTTCACGCTTTTGTCCCCGGCAGGAGCCGTTATATGCCACGACCCCGTGCTCCTGGAAACAGAAAACCGGGCCGGGTTCCTGGAGCGCATCTCCCTTGCCTGCCGGAACTGGCCGGAACTGACCCCTGATGAGAAAGAGATGCTCTGCCGTCACTGGTCTGATCATGGCCGGCAGGAGCATATCCCCATGCTGGAAGAAATCGCCGGGGAATCCGGGTTTTCACAAACGGAAATACTGTGGCGGGACCCGGACGCCTTCTACGCCCTGCTGGCCTTCCGGCGCTGA
- a CDS encoding TonB-dependent receptor, PUIUD motif-type — protein sequence MKFIQLRFALLLAAGLFFCLPAQAQAKENKTSVQQAPYRLDRVIVRSHPMGEKAMEVTPDVTVINVDKFEKAGRIHHVQDLLNEIPGLDVMQSNITPSPSEQVYIRGLDQSRIQIFLDGKPMRLMGRMGYYKIDWTTMPIDNVESIEIIRGSHSLLYPFSMGGAINIITKKGKQTDDLKPDIAVATEFGTYGAESHSANIEGGFSNAIGYALALADRSGDGYLRNNDYNTTSFNSRISLFLPTHGTLTAGWDYVDNQTGYAVINDPDDPASNYDPDYPVVRADEIDTFTHDYEGKAYAGGDSYWEKTTNEYSLLFEQPLGPGDLEAQIYQHQSERDRFYYNASGEQNKQPGTEELNTGVYIKYLDCDLAQNHSFSIGGEYRAQGDDDNEDFYEILSAYFQDAWTISPALTLTWGTRYYEFRSDAYQAGFPGWGIFYQLSPEEQAKYEYRRVEKEWCPKARLNYELNPDLSLYASVSREMRTPUIUDLWRWAQGASTEAYMAANPELETETSWTYETGFIKKLRFDTKFRAAAYYMDISDYQQHNYISGEPSAQVYNIDVELYGFELELSKSLSNGLSGYLNYSWKNWSHDDHPFDSKGTHYFMENQPQNTVKTGLHYRLWKGGRVSLNAKYIDERQSKQDQILGDVITVDIGAQHTFHLGYTDFTLKGYVNNLTDQDYELRAGYPMPGITAGIRSEFTF from the coding sequence ATGAAATTCATTCAGTTACGCTTTGCCCTGTTACTGGCTGCGGGGCTTTTCTTTTGCCTCCCGGCTCAGGCGCAGGCCAAAGAAAACAAAACCAGCGTGCAGCAGGCACCATACCGCCTGGACAGGGTCATTGTCCGGTCCCATCCAATGGGCGAAAAAGCAATGGAGGTAACACCCGATGTCACGGTGATCAACGTTGACAAATTTGAAAAAGCCGGAAGAATTCATCATGTTCAGGACCTGTTAAACGAAATCCCGGGCCTGGACGTCATGCAATCCAATATTACCCCAAGCCCTTCTGAGCAGGTCTACATCAGGGGGCTGGATCAATCGCGGATCCAGATATTTCTGGATGGAAAACCCATGCGGCTGATGGGAAGAATGGGATATTACAAAATCGACTGGACCACTATGCCGATAGACAACGTGGAATCCATTGAAATTATCCGCGGCAGCCACTCCCTTCTTTATCCATTCTCCATGGGCGGCGCCATCAATATCATCACCAAAAAAGGCAAACAGACAGATGATCTCAAACCCGATATCGCTGTTGCTACCGAATTCGGCACCTATGGAGCGGAAAGCCACAGCGCCAACATTGAGGGAGGGTTTTCAAATGCCATCGGCTACGCCCTTGCCCTTGCAGACCGAAGCGGAGACGGATACCTCAGAAACAACGACTACAATACCACCAGCTTCAATTCCCGCATCTCGCTTTTTCTGCCCACTCATGGGACCCTGACGGCCGGCTGGGATTATGTTGATAACCAGACCGGCTATGCAGTGATAAATGATCCGGATGATCCGGCCAGTAACTACGACCCGGACTATCCGGTGGTGCGTGCCGATGAAATCGACACCTTTACCCACGATTATGAGGGCAAAGCCTATGCCGGCGGAGATTCCTACTGGGAAAAAACAACCAATGAATACAGCCTGCTTTTTGAGCAACCCCTCGGCCCCGGTGATCTTGAAGCCCAAATCTATCAGCATCAATCCGAACGCGACAGATTTTATTACAATGCAAGCGGAGAACAAAATAAACAACCGGGGACTGAAGAATTAAATACAGGCGTCTATATCAAATACCTCGACTGCGACCTGGCACAGAACCATTCCTTCTCCATTGGAGGAGAATACCGGGCCCAGGGAGATGATGACAACGAGGATTTTTATGAAATCCTGTCCGCCTATTTCCAGGATGCCTGGACCATCTCACCGGCTCTGACCCTTACCTGGGGGACCCGTTACTATGAATTCCGCAGCGATGCCTATCAGGCGGGATTCCCCGGATGGGGCATATTTTATCAGCTCAGTCCTGAAGAACAGGCAAAATATGAATATCGCCGGGTTGAAAAGGAGTGGTGTCCCAAGGCCCGCCTGAATTATGAACTGAATCCGGACCTGTCCCTTTATGCCTCCGTGAGCCGTGAAATGCGCACGCCTTGAATCTGAGACCTCTGGAGATGGGCGCAGGGTGCGTCCACAGAAGCTTATATGGCGGCAAACCCGGAACTTGAGACCGAAACATCCTGGACATATGAAACCGGGTTTATAAAAAAATTGCGCTTTGACACCAAGTTCCGCGCAGCTGCGTATTACATGGATATTTCGGACTATCAGCAACACAACTATATCTCTGGCGAACCAAGCGCACAGGTCTACAACATTGACGTGGAACTCTACGGTTTTGAACTCGAACTCAGCAAAAGCCTGTCCAACGGCTTAAGCGGCTACCTCAACTATTCATGGAAAAACTGGTCCCATGATGATCATCCTTTTGACTCCAAAGGGACCCATTACTTTATGGAGAACCAGCCGCAAAACACCGTCAAGACGGGACTGCATTACAGGCTCTGGAAAGGCGGCAGGGTATCGCTCAACGCAAAATACATCGATGAGCGGCAAAGCAAGCAGGATCAGATACTGGGTGACGTGATCACGGTGGATATCGGTGCGCAGCATACGTTTCATCTCGGATATACCGACTTTACCCTTAAAGGCTATGTCAACAATCTTACCGACCAGGACTATGAACTGCGGGCGGGTTACCCCATGCCGGGCATTACCGCCGGCATTCGGAGCGAATTTACATTCTGA
- the trpD gene encoding anthranilate phosphoribosyltransferase has protein sequence MTAAIHHEFGALISRLTRRENLSRKEAEQAFATVLNDSTTQMQQGAFLAALRTKGETEAEIAGAWDAIYQLDTVKIPLSPGLLPVENSGTGMDTFKTFNISTAAAVAAAARGICMARHGSRSITSSCGTVDMAEALGVDVECPAEMVARSIENAGIGLFNGMSATVHPGALGRILSMIHFGSTLNIAASLANPAMPATGLRGVYDREMILPVIRVMKAIGYQKAIVVHGAADGAAPEQTGMDEASVIGPTFCARLLESGEIETFTLYPQTYGLGKGDPGDLAPSGNMDTETRRFVRLMRNKENSLRKEAVMLNAALIFYAADMVSGIDDGLEIAANAMESGDALATLRAWVAAQNRDPETGLQTLEKWIE, from the coding sequence GTGACAGCAGCAATCCATCACGAATTCGGTGCCCTCATTTCCCGGCTGACCCGCCGTGAAAACCTTTCCCGCAAAGAAGCTGAACAGGCTTTTGCCACTGTTTTAAACGATTCCACCACCCAAATGCAGCAGGGCGCTTTTCTTGCCGCCCTTAGGACAAAAGGCGAAACAGAGGCGGAAATCGCCGGCGCCTGGGATGCCATCTATCAACTGGACACGGTCAAAATTCCCCTTAGCCCCGGCCTGCTGCCGGTTGAAAACAGCGGCACCGGCATGGACACTTTCAAGACCTTTAATATCAGTACGGCAGCAGCCGTGGCCGCAGCCGCACGAGGCATTTGCATGGCCCGGCACGGCTCCCGGTCCATTACTTCAAGCTGCGGAACAGTGGATATGGCCGAGGCCCTTGGCGTGGATGTCGAATGCCCGGCCGAAATGGTGGCGAGAAGCATTGAAAACGCCGGTATCGGCCTTTTCAACGGCATGAGCGCCACTGTTCATCCCGGCGCCCTGGGCCGGATTCTGTCTATGATCCACTTTGGCTCCACCCTCAATATTGCAGCATCGCTGGCCAACCCGGCCATGCCCGCAACGGGTTTGCGGGGCGTGTATGACCGGGAGATGATCCTGCCGGTCATCCGGGTAATGAAAGCCATCGGCTACCAAAAAGCCATTGTTGTCCACGGGGCAGCAGACGGCGCAGCCCCTGAGCAGACCGGAATGGATGAAGCCTCGGTAATCGGGCCCACTTTTTGTGCAAGGCTTCTTGAATCCGGCGAAATTGAAACCTTTACCCTTTATCCGCAGACATACGGCCTGGGCAAAGGCGATCCCGGGGATCTGGCGCCTTCAGGCAACATGGACACAGAGACCCGCCGCTTTGTCCGCCTTATGCGCAACAAGGAAAACAGTCTCCGTAAAGAAGCGGTCATGCTCAATGCCGCACTGATTTTCTATGCCGCGGACATGGTCTCAGGCATTGATGACGGCCTGGAAATCGCCGCCAATGCCATGGAAAGCGGGGACGCATTGGCCACCTTGCGGGCCTGGGTTGCCGCTCAGAACCGGGACCCGGAAACAGGACTGCAAACCCTGGAGAAATGGATTGAATAG